The genomic segment TGAAGAAGATCCAGCGCCAGTCGTAGTTGTCAGTGATCCAACCGCCGAGGACGGGACCCACTGCCGGGGCGGTGACGATGACGATGGTGTAGAGCGCAAATGCCGCGGCGCGCTTGGCTGGCGGGAAGGTGTCGACGAGAATGGCCTGCGCCACGGGAGCGAGACCGCCTCCACCGATGCCCTGCAGAATGCGGAAGAGCAGCATGAAGCCGAGCGACGGAGCGAGGCCGCAGAACAGAGAGGATACGGAGAAGAGCAGCACGCAGAGCAGGTAGTAGTTCTTGCGACCCATGAGCCGGCTGAGCCATGCCGTCATGGGCAGCACGATGGCGTTCGCCACGAGATATGTGGTCAGGATCCAGGTCACTTCGTCGTAGCTGCGTCCCAGGCCGCCGCCGATGTAAGGAAGAGCTACGTTGGCGATGGATGTGTCGAGCAGTTCCATGAATGCCGCGATGGTGACGGTGGCGGCGATGAACCACGGATTCACTGACCTGGTCATGGTGCGAACGCCCGAATCGTGGATCAGGATTTCCTGCGTAGTACTCATTGAGATTCCCCTGTTCAGTCGTTGTTTAGCGAACGCGTACCTTGGCTTCAACGGACATGCCCGGACGAAGCTGATGCTCGGGGTCCTGGCCGGCGTCGATGTGTATGCGAACAGGGAATCGCTGGACGATCTTGACGTAGTTGCCGCTAGCGTTCTCAGGAGGGAAGAGGCTGAAGAGCGGACCGGATGCGCCGGCGAGATCTTCGACGGTGCCGCGATAGTCGCGGCCGAAGCTGTCAACGTGGACCGTGACTTGTTCACCGGCGTGCATGCGGCGAAGCTGCGTCTCCTTGAAGTTAGCGGTGACCCATATGTCATCGATGGGAACGATGGTGAGCAGTGTCTGGCCGGGTTGAATGCGATTGCCGACTTCCACCGTTTTGTGGCCGATGACGCCGCTGACAGGTGCGTAGACGGTTGTATAGCTGAGGTTCAACTCGGCTGTGCGCACATCGGCGCGAGCCTGTTCGAGAGCGCCGTTCGCCGATGCGGACTGGGCACGAGCGTCGGAAATTTGCTGCGGAGCGGTTTCGGCGGCATCGATCTCGGCGCGGCGCTGCGCGACCGTGCGCTCGGCTTCAGCGACTTTGCGTGCCGCCGCGGCTTCGGCTGCCTGATCTGCGGCAAGCGCATCGGCGGAGGTCTTCGACTCGGTCTCACGCGCGTCGTAATAGGACCGCGAGATTTCGCGCTTCTCGACAAGGGCCGCATAGCGAACGCGATCGCGTTCGGCGTGAGCGGCTACAGCGGCATCCTGCCGCACACGGGTGTGCGCTGCATCGAGCGCGGCTTCTGCTTCAGCGACGCTTTCCATCGCGACCTTCTCTTCCGCCTGGGCGACGTGGAGCCGGCTGAGGGCGGTGGCGTGGGTGATAGATACTTGCAGACCAGCCGAATTGGCTTCGGCTTGCTTCGTTATGAAAATGGCGCGCGCATGGTCGAGGTCGGCCTGATAATCACGGGGGTCGAGCCGCATGATGATGGTTCCGGCGGTGACGTAATGATCGTTCTCAACCTGCGGGTTTACCTCAACGACGGTTCCGCTGACGCGCGTGCTGAGCTGCGCGAAATGGCCGTCGACCTGCGCGTCGTCTGTAGTCTCGAACTGGCGCGCATAGAGCCACCACGCGGTTCCGGCAGCGGCGGCGATGAGGAGAGCCGCAGCGAGAGCTATTCGTTTGGGGCTCCAGAAGGATTTGGAGGCGAGGTGTGTTTCCGAGATAAGCTCGGGGCCCGCTGCGGGGGCCGGATTTACTGCTGTAGCCATAGAGATGCTCCTGTTCTGACGAAGTTCAACGCGTGGGCTCGGGTGTGCCAAAGAATTCGGGGATGCGCGACTCAGCGGATCCGAGGGCGCGGGCGAGCGAAACCTTGGCGACATTGAAAGAGAAGAGGCTCGCGATGTAGTTTTCGTCGGCGGCCACCACGGCCTCTTGTGCCTGGAGGACCTCGAGGTAGTTGGTCACACCGTTCGTGTAACGGTCCTGCGACTGAGCGAGAGCGCGTTCAGCTAGAGTGCGGTTTTCGGCCGCAACCTTGACGCCGGACTCCGACGCCCTGGCATCAAGCTCTGCGGTGCGCACGTCGTATGCGGCGCGGCCTTCCAGGTCGGACAGTTCCGCGCGGCGCTGCGCAAGATCGCTCTGCGCTGCATGGACGTCAGAGCGAATGCGGCCGCTGGTGAAAAGAGGAACGGAGACGTTGCCGGTAATTTCGTCGACGCGATTGTAGTTTGCAGGATTGACGCCGCCACCGCCGTAGCTTGCGTGAAACGAGACCTCCGGCAGGCGTTCTGCCTGAGCTGCGCGCAAACGCAGTTGCGAGGCGGCTACGGTAGCTTTCGCGCTTGCCACGTCAAAGCGAATGGGCTTGCTTTTCGCAGGCGCCGACGCTTCGGGAAGCAGAGGCGAGTAGCCGTAATCGCCTGCGGGAGCCCACGCTTGATCAAGCGGAATGCCAATGATGCGGTCGAGTGTGAGCTTATCTTTTTCGAGATCGTTCTGCGCGTCCGTCAGGCGCTGCTCCGCTGTGTGCATTTCCACGTTGGCGCGGAGGGTGTCTATTTCAGGGGAGATCTCTGATTTGAACTGGTCGGTGACCTGCCGGTTGAGTTCGACCGCGGATGCGAGAGCGGCCTGCGCGGTTTGAACGCGGGCCTGGCTCGCGATCACCTGGAAGTAGGCTGCTCCCACTGCGAATACAACGACGTCGCGAGCATCCTTTGTCGCCAGCACGGATGCGGATTCAAGAGCCTTCTGCTGGCGATAACGATCAAGCAGAGAGATGTTCAGCAGCGGCGACTCGGCGGCGATGCGGGCTTCGGAGTATCCGAACTGGCCGGTGGTGGGCGGCAGATGAAAGCCTGCCTGCGGGGGCAATCTCAAGCCGATGGCTTTAAGTGACAGCTGCTGGTAGGTTTGCTCGGCGCGGGCGGAAATCTGCGGCAACAGCGCCGACAAAGCGCGTTCGCGCTGCGCGCGTGCATCGGCGCCGGCCTGTTGGCTGTCGATGAGGCCGAGGTTGTATTGCAGCCCGCGGGCGATGGCGTCTTCAAGGCTAATGTGCAAGGTGTCATTGGTCGCCACGCCGTGAGGGGTGCTGCCGAGATACGGA from the Occallatibacter riparius genome contains:
- a CDS encoding HlyD family secretion protein, giving the protein MATAVNPAPAAGPELISETHLASKSFWSPKRIALAAALLIAAAAGTAWWLYARQFETTDDAQVDGHFAQLSTRVSGTVVEVNPQVENDHYVTAGTIIMRLDPRDYQADLDHARAIFITKQAEANSAGLQVSITHATALSRLHVAQAEEKVAMESVAEAEAALDAAHTRVRQDAAVAAHAERDRVRYAALVEKREISRSYYDARETESKTSADALAADQAAEAAAARKVAEAERTVAQRRAEIDAAETAPQQISDARAQSASANGALEQARADVRTAELNLSYTTVYAPVSGVIGHKTVEVGNRIQPGQTLLTIVPIDDIWVTANFKETQLRRMHAGEQVTVHVDSFGRDYRGTVEDLAGASGPLFSLFPPENASGNYVKIVQRFPVRIHIDAGQDPEHQLRPGMSVEAKVRVR
- a CDS encoding TolC family protein — its product is MKFAESQRARFPMTAPIFLASVLALSIAAGAQAFPDGGAPAGYGSINTPRPINPAAGTTSPSARATQNLNPYLGSTPHGVATNDTLHISLEDAIARGLQYNLGLIDSQQAGADARAQRERALSALLPQISARAEQTYQQLSLKAIGLRLPPQAGFHLPPTTGQFGYSEARIAAESPLLNISLLDRYRQQKALESASVLATKDARDVVVFAVGAAYFQVIASQARVQTAQAALASAVELNRQVTDQFKSEISPEIDTLRANVEMHTAEQRLTDAQNDLEKDKLTLDRIIGIPLDQAWAPAGDYGYSPLLPEASAPAKSKPIRFDVASAKATVAASQLRLRAAQAERLPEVSFHASYGGGGVNPANYNRVDEITGNVSVPLFTSGRIRSDVHAAQSDLAQRRAELSDLEGRAAYDVRTAELDARASESGVKVAAENRTLAERALAQSQDRYTNGVTNYLEVLQAQEAVVAADENYIASLFSFNVAKVSLARALGSAESRIPEFFGTPEPTR